The Deltaproteobacteria bacterium genome window below encodes:
- a CDS encoding Y-family DNA polymerase produces MTIFALVDCNNFYVSCERVFNPGLNGRPVIVLSNNDGCAVALSEEAKQFVSMGAPIFKFMGIVKKHNIHLYSSNYTLYADMSHRVHEVLSQFSPHIENYSIDESFLSLDGFGKTNLTAYGREIRAEVLRWTGIPVSVGIGPTKTLAKIANKLAKKNKMCQGVLDITDHPRLDDFLASVEVEDVWGVGWQYTKLLSRHGIKTAHDLKNAYDGFIRKNMTVQGLRTVWELRGQSCIDLEEAIPDKKEIVSSRSFGKDVEDYTEVSEAIATYATRAAEKLRAQKSICDHISVWIETNRFKPENPQYSNIMSCRLPEPTAYTPMLIKYALHLLSKIYRKGYAYKKAGVALMNLAPACEVQQNLFTKFDHSGHKRLTDAMDKINTQWGRETVRSGASGYERPWGMRRARISNRYTTRWDELVTVRAGIEKL; encoded by the coding sequence ATGACCATATTCGCCCTAGTAGATTGCAATAACTTCTATGTTTCCTGTGAAAGAGTCTTTAATCCCGGACTCAACGGCAGGCCAGTAATTGTCCTTTCTAACAATGATGGGTGTGCAGTGGCGTTATCTGAAGAAGCCAAGCAATTCGTTTCTATGGGAGCTCCTATATTCAAATTCATGGGCATTGTAAAGAAACACAACATCCATCTCTACTCAAGCAATTATACGCTCTATGCAGACATGTCGCATAGAGTACATGAGGTGTTATCTCAATTCTCTCCCCATATTGAAAACTATTCTATCGATGAATCGTTTCTCTCACTTGACGGCTTTGGAAAAACAAATCTCACCGCTTATGGACGAGAGATAAGGGCCGAGGTTCTTCGATGGACGGGCATACCTGTCTCGGTGGGAATCGGGCCTACAAAGACGCTTGCAAAAATAGCCAATAAATTAGCCAAGAAAAACAAGATGTGTCAGGGGGTGCTGGATATTACGGATCACCCCAGGCTCGATGATTTTCTCGCAAGCGTGGAGGTTGAAGATGTATGGGGGGTTGGCTGGCAATATACGAAGCTCTTAAGCAGACACGGTATAAAGACAGCACATGATCTTAAGAATGCTTATGACGGTTTTATTAGAAAGAACATGACCGTACAGGGACTTAGAACTGTGTGGGAGTTGCGCGGCCAGTCATGCATCGATCTTGAAGAAGCAATCCCGGACAAAAAAGAGATTGTAAGCTCGAGGTCCTTCGGAAAGGATGTAGAAGATTACACGGAGGTTTCCGAGGCCATAGCCACATATGCAACCCGAGCCGCTGAAAAGCTCCGTGCACAAAAATCTATTTGTGATCACATATCGGTCTGGATTGAGACAAACCGATTTAAACCTGAGAACCCACAATATAGCAATATCATGTCATGCAGATTACCAGAGCCAACGGCATACACTCCAATGCTTATTAAATATGCACTCCATCTTCTAAGCAAAATTTACAGAAAAGGTTATGCGTACAAAAAAGCAGGCGTTGCCCTCATGAATTTAGCTCCGGCTTGTGAAGTCCAACAAAACCTCTTTACTAAGTTTGATCATTCAGGGCACAAGAGATTGACAGATGCGATGGACAAAATCAACACTCAGTGGGGAAGAGAGACAGTAAGGTCCGGAGCCTCCGGGTATGAAAGACCCTGGGGTATGAGACGAGCTAGAATTTCAAATAGATATACTACGAGGTGGGATGAATTAGTAACTGTTAGAGCAGGAATCGAAAAGCTATAA
- the umuD gene encoding translesion error-prone DNA polymerase V autoproteolytic subunit, which translates to MILRELGILDTAHSPRLPLATLRIPCGTGFPSPADDYLEEKLDLNKYLIKHPAATYYARAEGDSMVGAGIFPNDILVIDKAIEEVKDRIIIAWLNGEFTVKRYHVDNRLGKVYLVPENPKFFPHEITPEMDFMIWGVVTYSIHKL; encoded by the coding sequence ATGATATTAAGAGAGCTTGGAATACTTGATACAGCGCACAGCCCGAGACTTCCGCTGGCAACATTACGTATTCCCTGCGGAACTGGTTTCCCATCACCTGCGGATGACTATCTGGAAGAGAAACTAGATTTGAACAAGTATCTCATCAAACACCCCGCGGCCACATACTATGCCCGAGCTGAAGGAGATAGCATGGTAGGCGCAGGTATTTTCCCGAACGATATATTAGTAATAGACAAGGCGATTGAAGAGGTGAAAGATAGGATTATCATCGCATGGCTCAACGGAGAGTTTACGGTTAAGAGATACCATGTGGATAACCGGCTTGGAAAGGTTTACCTCGTGCCGGAGAACCCGAAGTTCTTCCCACATGAGATAACGCCGGAGATGGACTTTATGATCTGGGGAGTGGTTACCTACAGCATACATAAGCTCTGA
- a CDS encoding SOS response-associated peptidase: protein MCGRFVRSTDKDDLQSRFGFTDPQGVLLEPRYNIAPSQMHPVVIVEDDQRVLKLTRWSLVPFWAKNTNIGYKMINAKAEGIENKNSFKNPLRKRRCLVLADGFYEWKKTDKKSKIPYFIRLSSGEPFAFAGLWDIWTKGEEPLTTFTIITTDNNELLKPIHNQMPVILHQKDEGTWLDPELKDPEKLKPLLKPYPSKEMEMYEVSTIVNSPKNDIPECVKCVT, encoded by the coding sequence ATGTGCGGACGGTTTGTCAGATCGACGGACAAGGACGATCTTCAAAGCAGGTTCGGCTTTACCGATCCGCAAGGGGTCCTTCTGGAGCCGCGCTATAACATCGCCCCCTCGCAGATGCACCCGGTCGTCATCGTCGAGGATGACCAGCGTGTGCTGAAACTGACGAGATGGAGCCTGGTGCCGTTCTGGGCGAAGAACACTAACATCGGATACAAAATGATTAACGCCAAAGCAGAAGGAATTGAAAATAAGAACAGCTTTAAAAATCCGCTCAGAAAACGGCGCTGTCTCGTATTGGCAGACGGATTCTATGAATGGAAAAAGACCGATAAAAAATCGAAGATACCCTATTTCATCAGGCTCTCTTCAGGGGAGCCGTTTGCTTTCGCCGGATTGTGGGACATATGGACCAAGGGAGAAGAGCCGCTTACTACATTCACCATCATTACCACAGACAACAATGAACTTCTAAAACCGATCCACAATCAGATGCCGGTCATACTACACCAGAAAGATGAAGGCACATGGCTCGATCCTGAACTCAAAGACCCCGAGAAATTAAAGCCACTCTTAAAACCCTATCCATCAAAAGAAATGGAAATGTATGAGGTCTCAACAATAGTCAATTCACCCAAAAACGATATACCGGAATGTGTAAAATGTGTGACATAA